In Candidatus Margulisiibacteriota bacterium, a genomic segment contains:
- a CDS encoding serine/threonine protein kinase has protein sequence MQDPWNTLTFDSILTETEKVTGLKLSNLVIQRNSYVNRVYELTVKQSNQKLIVKFYRPGRWTKQMIQEEHNFLFELASAELPVIVPLIFNKQTLFNFNDINFTIFPKKGGRAIDELNQDSWTLVGRLLGRIHLIGKPIQHSKRIIWTPEKATKKSLNYLLTNDFIPIDYMVSIERVADFFMQKASLLFKQEPLFLIHGDCHLGNLIHRPEEGIYLVDFDDMCIGPAVQDLWMLLPGNVNQCDKEINWFIDGYETFSSFNLQSLQLIPILKVMRMIHFASWCALQSNDASFKKHFPDWGSTQYWNQLIREIQENVYDYEE, from the coding sequence ATGCAAGATCCATGGAATACCTTAACTTTTGACTCAATTCTTACTGAAACAGAAAAAGTTACTGGCTTAAAACTATCCAATCTTGTCATTCAACGTAATAGCTACGTGAACCGAGTTTATGAGCTAACTGTTAAACAAAGTAACCAAAAATTAATTGTAAAATTCTATAGACCAGGACGTTGGACTAAGCAAATGATTCAAGAAGAACATAACTTCTTGTTTGAATTAGCTAGTGCCGAGCTACCTGTTATTGTGCCACTTATTTTTAACAAACAAACTCTTTTTAATTTTAATGACATCAACTTTACCATTTTTCCCAAAAAAGGCGGAAGAGCCATAGACGAACTTAACCAAGATAGCTGGACTCTAGTGGGGAGGCTTCTTGGAAGAATACATTTAATAGGAAAACCCATCCAGCATTCAAAGCGCATTATCTGGACACCTGAAAAGGCAACTAAGAAAAGTTTAAACTACTTATTAACAAACGACTTTATCCCAATAGATTACATGGTCTCCATCGAAAGAGTTGCTGATTTTTTTATGCAAAAGGCATCACTATTATTCAAACAAGAACCTCTTTTTCTAATACATGGCGATTGTCACCTTGGGAACCTCATTCATCGACCAGAGGAAGGAATATATCTCGTTGATTTTGACGATATGTGTATAGGACCAGCAGTCCAAGATCTTTGGATGCTTTTACCAGGCAACGTCAACCAATGCGACAAAGAAATCAACTGGTTTATCGACGGATATGAAACTTTCAGCTCCTTTAACCTCCAGTCACTACAATTAATACCCATATTAAAAGTCATGAGAATGATTCATTTTGCAAGCTGGTGTGCATTACAATCTAACGATGCCAGTTTTAAAAAACATTTCCCAGACTGGGGGTCCACTCAATACTGGAACCAATTAATACGTGAAATACAAGAAAACGTTTATGACTACGAAGAATAA
- a CDS encoding glycosyltransferase family 2 protein — MNYKIVASIITQSLSIIIPAYNEEVRIEENLIRIDDFLNQYAPNSEMIIVNDGSSDNTKQVVTCFKRTSRSPVSCLTHKNRGKGFSVNRGMLTSTSELRLFTDADGSTDIHETLKLYIALQKFSADGSIGSRALPGSIIKSPQPFHRKITGNTLRALTRNTILPGIRDTQCGFKMFTKEFSELVFPKQTIDGFSFDLEILYLAKLYHQLVVEVPIVWEDQAGSKVDPVKESFRFIKTLGILLINRLQGQYSLTPPTPNT, encoded by the coding sequence ATGAACTATAAAATCGTTGCGTCTATAATAACCCAAAGCTTAAGCATAATCATCCCCGCCTATAATGAAGAGGTAAGAATAGAGGAAAACTTAATAAGGATAGATGATTTTTTAAATCAATACGCACCAAACAGTGAAATGATTATTGTAAATGATGGATCATCTGATAACACAAAACAAGTAGTTACCTGCTTCAAAAGAACTAGCCGCTCTCCAGTTTCTTGCCTAACTCATAAAAATAGAGGAAAAGGGTTTTCAGTAAACAGAGGCATGCTAACATCAACATCCGAATTACGGCTATTCACGGATGCCGATGGATCCACAGATATTCATGAAACACTAAAGCTCTATATAGCACTTCAAAAATTTTCGGCAGACGGCAGTATTGGCTCTAGAGCGCTACCTGGTTCAATAATAAAAAGTCCTCAACCCTTCCATAGAAAAATAACCGGCAACACCTTAAGAGCACTTACAAGAAACACTATCCTGCCAGGTATTCGTGATACTCAATGTGGATTCAAAATGTTTACAAAAGAATTTTCCGAGCTAGTCTTCCCAAAACAAACAATAGATGGCTTTTCTTTTGATTTAGAAATCTTATACCTAGCAAAACTCTATCACCAACTTGTAGTTGAAGTTCCAATTGTTTGGGAAGACCAAGCTGGAAGCAAGGTTGATCCAGTAAAAGAAAGCTTCCGTTTCATAAAAACACTGGGGATTCTTCTTATTAACAGATTGCAAGGCCAATACAGCTTAACTCCCCCAACACCAAACACTTAA
- the crtI gene encoding phytoene desaturase family protein, whose amino-acid sequence MSEKVIIVGGGIGGLAMSCLLAKKGYEVALYEKEERLGGKCNLLQDKGYSFDMGPSRYWMPEVFEHFFKLLGENIEDHLHLVKLEPSFRVFFDSDKKCHKDIFTNREKLKEVFEHFEVGSFAKLEEYLENAKEKYGIAMEEFMYRNYDSLLDFLNFNMLKNISKFSLFASMDSYVRKFFKNRDLRKLLEYQLIFLGGSPHNTPALYQIMSHVDFNQGVYYPMGGMYKLVEALERIGRGLGVNYYLGASVEEIIIENGYAQGVRLDNGHFIRADEVVCNADMAFVETTLIKKKYQTYPKKYWEKKIIGPSGLILYLGVDGEIPELIHHNFYFAFDWEKNFEQMLKRPIWPMDPSFYVFNSTKIDEEMAPVGKENLVVFVPIASGMIYSKGQVKAYAETIINTIEDKMGVKNLSKRIEFQKIFSIEEFKKKYNSYKGTALGLSHTLFQTAVLRPRNVSKKVKNLYYVGANTNPGIGLPMCVISAELAYKRMRGIKANGKLKAL is encoded by the coding sequence TTGAGCGAGAAGGTTATTATTGTTGGTGGAGGCATTGGCGGGCTGGCAATGTCTTGTCTATTAGCGAAAAAAGGCTACGAGGTTGCTCTTTATGAGAAAGAAGAGCGCTTAGGTGGTAAATGCAATTTGCTTCAAGACAAAGGCTATTCTTTTGATATGGGTCCTTCTCGTTATTGGATGCCTGAGGTATTTGAACATTTTTTTAAGTTATTAGGAGAGAATATTGAGGATCATTTACATTTAGTTAAATTGGAGCCATCCTTTAGAGTTTTTTTTGATTCAGATAAGAAATGCCATAAAGATATTTTTACGAATAGGGAAAAACTAAAGGAAGTTTTTGAGCATTTTGAGGTTGGAAGTTTTGCCAAACTTGAAGAGTATTTAGAAAATGCGAAAGAGAAATATGGTATCGCAATGGAAGAGTTTATGTATCGTAATTATGACAGCTTATTAGATTTTTTGAATTTTAATATGTTGAAAAATATTAGTAAGTTTTCTCTTTTTGCATCTATGGATAGTTATGTTAGAAAATTTTTTAAGAACAGAGATTTAAGAAAACTATTAGAATATCAATTGATTTTTTTAGGTGGCTCTCCCCATAACACTCCTGCTTTATATCAAATTATGTCTCATGTGGATTTTAATCAGGGGGTTTATTATCCGATGGGAGGGATGTACAAACTTGTTGAGGCATTGGAAAGGATAGGGCGAGGATTAGGGGTCAATTATTACTTGGGAGCTTCGGTTGAAGAAATAATTATTGAAAATGGATATGCTCAAGGGGTTCGGTTAGATAATGGGCACTTCATAAGAGCTGACGAGGTGGTGTGCAATGCAGATATGGCATTTGTAGAAACCACCCTTATTAAAAAGAAATATCAAACTTATCCAAAAAAATATTGGGAGAAGAAGATTATTGGTCCATCGGGGCTTATTTTGTATTTAGGCGTAGATGGAGAAATTCCAGAGCTAATCCATCATAATTTTTATTTTGCCTTTGATTGGGAAAAGAACTTTGAGCAGATGCTGAAAAGACCAATTTGGCCTATGGACCCCTCTTTTTATGTTTTTAACTCAACAAAAATAGATGAGGAGATGGCTCCAGTAGGAAAAGAGAATTTGGTTGTGTTTGTGCCGATTGCTTCAGGTATGATTTATAGCAAAGGACAGGTTAAGGCTTATGCTGAGACTATCATTAACACAATTGAGGATAAGATGGGTGTTAAGAATTTATCTAAGAGAATAGAGTTTCAGAAAATTTTTAGTATTGAAGAGTTTAAGAAGAAATACAATAGTTATAAAGGCACCGCTCTTGGTTTGTCGCATACTTTATTTCAAACAGCCGTGCTGCGACCTAGAAATGTAAGCAAGAAAGTGAAAAATTTGTATTATGTAGGAGCGAATACTAATCCCGGCATAGGTCTACCAATGTGTGTTATTAGTGCTGAGTTAGCTTATAAAAGGATGCGAGGCATCAAGGCCAACGGAAAACTAAAAGCATTATAA
- a CDS encoding tautomerase family protein — protein sequence MPYVNIRVAGKLSKKQKQKISKDVCNSLEKNAGKAKDSVLIFFDEVAPENIAKGDKLLA from the coding sequence ATGCCATATGTAAACATTAGAGTAGCTGGGAAGCTTTCAAAAAAACAAAAACAAAAAATTTCCAAGGATGTCTGTAATTCATTAGAAAAGAATGCTGGTAAGGCAAAAGATTCTGTCCTTATTTTTTTTGATGAAGTAGCACCAGAAAATATAGCTAAAGGCGATAAATTATTAGCGTGA
- the polA gene encoding DNA polymerase I has protein sequence MKKALLIDGHSLAYRAFFAVGGLTTKEGQPTNALFGFVSMVLQIIKNYSPEQIYVAFDLPQPTFRHEMYKEYKANREKPPEEFISQIPIIKEFVQELGLNMVQQPGFEADDVIGSLAKKLSREGISPYIVTGDKDSFQLVTDDIHVLLTKKGISEIEEYGPEQVFERYGLTVEQMIDMKALMGDNSDNIPGVKGIGEKTAIKLLQDYKTIEGVYENISKIQGKLQEKLIQDKDKAFLSKELVTINTVLEVETQAVDTVMDNEKLLEFFKKYELNSLIKRFLGVEKVVRDVQMISFEVVDSEEKLIRVVDLLSSQQEIGLYCEYDDRTNELVAISFSTQDGKCFVVPLAFACGNLSSTEHDSFGPMFAMEKPTTTASLQGLFALKAHKNISDVKRLIRYLDSEGLVLLGTYDDILVMDYLLEPDRSNREVERMLKVYFSEELETKKELLSKNKKFHFCEIPAEKALEYLAIRAAAILRLKTKLTSLLKEEDLLFIYQDMELPLIDILFRMEKEGILLDKKYLKEMSLELHSELKVIEQAVYLLAGEEFNINSNKQLQEILFDKLKLPTSKKIKTGYSTNIDVLEELASKYEIATKLIEYRQLNKLLNTYVDALPKLTDSSDRLHTTFNATVASTGRLSSSDPNLQNIPIRGDSGSKVRGAFIAKPGYVLIVADYSQIELRILAHISKDEKLIEAFLKGQDIHSATAASVFGVPLEAVTKELRGKAKAINFGLAYGMGAFNMANSLGMEVHEAQHHIDVYFSNFPNIKKFMDEAPQFVLENGYIKTLYGRKRYFRDFASLGKREQNSQIRMIINYPMQGLAADIIKLAMIQLDKEISGFEAKVLLQVHDELIVEVKEAEAEQLKNVIVKTMESSYQLDVQLVVNASVAHNWLEAK, from the coding sequence GTGAAGAAAGCTCTCTTAATTGATGGACACAGTTTAGCCTATCGTGCTTTTTTTGCAGTTGGTGGATTGACCACAAAAGAAGGACAGCCAACAAATGCTTTATTTGGTTTTGTTAGCATGGTTTTGCAGATAATTAAGAATTATTCCCCAGAGCAGATATATGTTGCCTTTGATTTGCCACAACCAACGTTTAGACATGAAATGTATAAAGAATATAAGGCCAATAGAGAGAAGCCACCAGAAGAATTTATTAGTCAGATTCCAATTATCAAGGAGTTTGTGCAGGAATTAGGCTTAAATATGGTGCAACAACCAGGCTTTGAAGCCGATGATGTCATAGGTTCTTTAGCAAAGAAACTGAGTAGAGAAGGAATTAGTCCCTATATAGTTACTGGAGATAAAGATTCTTTTCAATTGGTTACTGATGATATTCACGTTCTTTTAACTAAGAAGGGAATTTCTGAGATAGAAGAGTATGGTCCAGAGCAAGTGTTTGAGAGATATGGCTTAACTGTTGAGCAGATGATAGACATGAAGGCCTTGATGGGAGACAACTCAGATAATATTCCGGGAGTTAAGGGTATTGGCGAAAAGACAGCTATAAAATTACTTCAAGATTATAAAACAATAGAAGGAGTATATGAAAACATTAGCAAGATTCAAGGTAAGTTGCAGGAGAAGCTTATTCAGGACAAAGATAAGGCTTTTCTTAGTAAAGAGCTAGTGACAATCAATACTGTGTTAGAGGTTGAGACACAAGCTGTTGACACTGTTATGGATAATGAGAAGTTATTAGAGTTTTTTAAGAAGTATGAATTAAATAGTTTAATCAAGCGATTCCTTGGTGTTGAAAAAGTTGTGAGAGACGTTCAAATGATTAGTTTTGAGGTAGTGGATAGCGAGGAGAAACTTATTAGAGTTGTTGACTTATTATCAAGCCAGCAAGAGATTGGACTATATTGTGAGTATGACGACAGAACCAATGAGTTAGTTGCAATTAGTTTTTCCACACAAGACGGAAAATGCTTTGTTGTTCCTCTTGCTTTTGCTTGTGGAAATCTTTCTTCAACTGAACATGATTCTTTCGGACCAATGTTTGCTATGGAAAAACCAACGACTACCGCTAGTCTTCAAGGACTGTTTGCATTAAAAGCACATAAAAATATTAGTGATGTTAAGAGATTAATACGTTATTTAGATAGCGAAGGATTAGTTTTATTAGGAACTTATGATGATATTTTGGTGATGGATTATTTGCTTGAGCCAGATAGAAGCAATAGAGAAGTTGAAAGGATGTTGAAAGTTTATTTTAGTGAAGAGCTAGAAACAAAGAAAGAATTACTATCCAAAAATAAGAAGTTTCACTTTTGTGAAATACCAGCCGAAAAAGCGCTGGAATATTTAGCAATAAGAGCCGCAGCAATACTAAGGCTTAAAACTAAATTGACCTCGTTGTTGAAAGAAGAGGATTTGTTATTTATTTATCAAGATATGGAATTACCGCTTATTGATATTTTGTTTAGGATGGAAAAAGAGGGCATCTTATTAGACAAAAAGTACCTCAAAGAAATGTCGCTAGAGTTACATAGTGAATTAAAGGTAATAGAGCAAGCTGTGTATTTATTAGCTGGCGAAGAATTTAATATTAATTCTAATAAGCAGTTACAAGAAATTCTTTTTGATAAGTTAAAGCTACCAACTTCTAAAAAAATTAAAACAGGTTACAGCACTAATATTGATGTCTTAGAAGAGCTGGCTAGTAAATATGAAATTGCAACAAAGCTAATTGAATATAGACAATTAAACAAACTACTGAACACATACGTTGATGCCTTACCAAAGTTAACTGATAGCTCTGACAGGCTACACACCACATTTAATGCTACTGTTGCTTCTACTGGTAGACTTAGTAGCAGTGACCCCAATTTACAAAATATTCCCATCAGGGGAGATTCTGGTAGCAAGGTAAGAGGAGCTTTTATTGCTAAACCAGGATATGTGTTGATAGTTGCAGATTATTCCCAGATAGAGCTTCGAATCCTGGCACATATTAGTAAAGACGAGAAGCTGATTGAGGCTTTTTTGAAAGGACAAGACATCCATAGCGCTACTGCTGCCTCAGTTTTTGGTGTTCCGCTTGAAGCTGTTACTAAAGAGCTGAGAGGTAAGGCGAAAGCAATTAATTTTGGATTAGCTTATGGAATGGGTGCCTTTAATATGGCAAATAGTTTAGGGATGGAGGTACATGAAGCACAACATCATATTGATGTTTATTTTAGTAATTTCCCTAATATTAAGAAATTTATGGATGAGGCGCCTCAGTTTGTCTTAGAAAATGGATACATTAAAACGTTATATGGTAGGAAAAGATATTTTAGAGATTTTGCTTCTCTTGGCAAGCGAGAACAAAATTCACAGATAAGGATGATCATTAATTACCCAATGCAAGGGTTAGCCGCTGATATTATTAAACTTGCCATGATTCAATTGGATAAGGAAATTAGTGGTTTTGAGGCAAAAGTGTTGTTGCAGGTACACGACGAGTTAATTGTTGAGGTTAAAGAAGCAGAAGCTGAACAATTGAAGAATGTTATCGTGAAAACAATGGAGAGTTCATATCAACTGGATGTTCAGTTGGTTGTAAATGCTTCAGTGGCGCATAATTGGTTGGAGGCAAAATAA
- the pyrH gene encoding UMP kinase — translation MTHFKRVLLKLSGEAFLGNRQYGIDPEFLKELAEEIKFVKTNKEIELAIVIGGGNIFRGLSAASNGMNRVTADYMGMLATVMNALALQDAFERVGIESRVQTSFDVREFAEPFIQQKAVRHLEKNRVVIFAGGTGNPFFTTDTAAVLRAIEIDADLILKATKVDGVYDKDPAVHTDAKMFKEITYMDVLTKDLRVMDSTAISLSKDNKLPMKVFNMSTKGNIKRILMGEDIGTKVRN, via the coding sequence ATGACACATTTCAAAAGGGTTCTTTTAAAGTTGAGCGGAGAGGCATTTTTAGGCAATAGACAGTATGGAATAGATCCTGAGTTTTTAAAAGAATTAGCCGAAGAAATAAAATTTGTTAAAACAAATAAAGAAATAGAATTAGCTATAGTAATTGGTGGTGGGAATATTTTTAGAGGCCTTAGTGCTGCTTCAAATGGCATGAACAGGGTCACGGCTGATTATATGGGAATGTTAGCAACTGTTATGAATGCCTTAGCCTTGCAAGATGCTTTTGAAAGAGTTGGGATTGAGTCTAGAGTGCAAACTTCTTTTGATGTGAGAGAATTTGCGGAACCATTTATTCAACAGAAAGCGGTAAGACATCTAGAGAAAAATAGAGTAGTTATTTTTGCAGGTGGAACAGGAAATCCTTTTTTTACCACAGATACTGCTGCGGTTTTAAGGGCAATTGAAATAGACGCAGACCTCATTTTGAAAGCGACAAAAGTAGATGGTGTATACGATAAGGACCCTGCTGTTCACACCGATGCAAAAATGTTTAAAGAAATAACCTATATGGACGTGCTTACGAAAGATCTTCGAGTTATGGACTCAACAGCTATTTCGTTAAGTAAAGATAATAAATTGCCAATGAAGGTTTTCAATATGAGTACCAAGGGAAATATTAAAAGAATCCTGATGGGTGAAGATATTGGGACTAAGGTAAGGAACTAG
- the frr gene encoding ribosome recycling factor: MSEINQRMQKAIESLSNNFATVRTGRANPDILNRVVVDVYGASLPIKQVASMHVQDSNVIVVTPFDRGTLADVERAIVKASLGLNPNNDGVNIRLVIPALTEERRLELDKAVKKMAEEARVAIRNIRRDQLEKVKKDEELSEDAKKRLENEVQVVTDKFIKEVEDLLKHKEKEIMEI; encoded by the coding sequence ATGAGCGAAATTAATCAACGTATGCAGAAAGCAATTGAAAGTTTATCCAACAACTTTGCAACAGTTAGAACAGGTAGGGCCAATCCAGACATTCTTAACAGGGTTGTTGTTGATGTGTATGGTGCTAGTTTGCCAATTAAACAAGTTGCTTCTATGCATGTGCAGGACTCTAATGTTATTGTGGTCACTCCTTTTGACCGAGGCACTCTTGCTGATGTAGAGAGGGCAATAGTTAAAGCTTCTTTGGGCTTGAATCCCAACAACGATGGTGTGAACATTCGTTTAGTAATACCTGCTTTAACTGAAGAAAGAAGACTAGAGTTAGATAAAGCTGTTAAGAAAATGGCAGAGGAAGCAAGAGTTGCTATTAGAAACATCAGAAGAGACCAACTTGAAAAAGTTAAAAAAGACGAAGAGCTGAGCGAAGATGCAAAGAAAAGACTAGAAAACGAGGTTCAAGTGGTTACGGATAAATTTATTAAAGAAGTGGAAGATTTACTTAAACATAAAGAGAAAGAAATAATGGAAATCTAA
- a CDS encoding isoprenyl transferase, with the protein MSLENVPQHIAIIMDGNGRWAKERGLPRTAGHKEGAEALKRTITACSELGVKYLSVYAFSTENWKRPKEEVNFLQTLLQQVLSKEVNKLSKRGVKLRFLGDMSAFNEKLRHKIKEAEEKTSSNTQHQLNIMLNYGSRDEIVKAVNFAIKEGKELTVEGFNGLLYTEGIPDPELIIRTSGEQRLSNFLLWQAAYSELWFTDAYWPDFNKELLQQAIHDYSLRGRRFGGV; encoded by the coding sequence ATGTCTTTAGAAAATGTCCCACAACATATTGCTATCATTATGGATGGTAACGGTCGTTGGGCGAAAGAGAGAGGATTGCCAAGAACAGCTGGTCACAAAGAAGGTGCGGAGGCACTTAAAAGGACTATTACTGCTTGTAGCGAATTAGGTGTAAAGTATTTATCAGTGTACGCTTTTTCTACAGAGAACTGGAAACGACCAAAAGAAGAGGTCAATTTTCTCCAAACCCTTTTACAGCAAGTCTTAAGTAAAGAAGTGAATAAACTTTCCAAAAGAGGAGTAAAGTTAAGATTTTTAGGAGATATGTCTGCTTTTAATGAAAAATTGCGCCATAAAATTAAAGAAGCAGAAGAAAAAACATCCTCGAACACACAACATCAGCTAAACATCATGCTTAATTATGGCTCCAGAGACGAGATTGTGAAGGCAGTTAATTTTGCAATAAAAGAAGGAAAAGAATTAACAGTAGAAGGCTTTAATGGTTTATTATATACAGAAGGAATTCCTGATCCAGAGTTAATCATTAGAACTAGCGGAGAGCAGAGATTGAGTAATTTTTTGTTGTGGCAAGCGGCTTATTCTGAACTGTGGTTTACGGATGCTTATTGGCCAGACTTTAATAAAGAATTGCTTCAGCAAGCGATACATGATTATAGTCTTAGAGGCAGGAGATTTGGGGGAGTATAG
- a CDS encoding phosphatidate cytidylyltransferase: MILKRKFSIKKLAKRALTLAVTVPFVVLIMDPTLVVKDPMFTYYAGLPFLIFVIAIAILMLNEFYHMVDNEFDGTFYLIGHAVVITIIFLGFFKELSFLWNNLISFGLSVAVVLISLYELYTKKLLFYKQKELVNFRAILYVGWCLVFLVLIRNFHHGKALISYFAFTVWAMDISAYMIGMLLGRHKLSDISPKKSIEGAVAGFLAAVITSCVILSGIGSIPAIHSLILGAIIGVIGQTGDLYESLIKRTYGVKDSSNILPGHGGILDRADSFILLAPIVYYYLLFIGL, encoded by the coding sequence GTGATTCTTAAAAGAAAATTTTCTATCAAGAAGCTAGCGAAAAGAGCGTTAACGCTTGCGGTAACAGTCCCTTTTGTTGTTCTTATTATGGACCCGACTTTAGTAGTTAAGGACCCAATGTTTACTTATTATGCAGGTCTTCCTTTTTTAATTTTCGTTATAGCAATTGCCATCCTCATGCTCAACGAATTTTATCATATGGTAGATAATGAATTTGATGGAACCTTTTACTTAATAGGCCATGCTGTTGTTATTACTATAATTTTTTTAGGATTTTTTAAAGAACTTTCTTTTTTATGGAATAATTTAATATCTTTTGGTTTGTCCGTAGCAGTTGTGCTTATTTCTTTATATGAGTTGTATACAAAAAAACTACTTTTTTATAAACAGAAAGAATTAGTAAATTTTAGAGCAATACTTTATGTTGGTTGGTGTTTAGTTTTTCTTGTTTTAATTAGAAATTTTCATCATGGTAAAGCCTTGATTTCTTATTTTGCTTTTACTGTTTGGGCAATGGATATTTCAGCTTATATGATAGGAATGTTGCTTGGTAGGCATAAACTGTCAGACATTAGCCCCAAGAAATCCATAGAAGGAGCAGTCGCTGGCTTTCTGGCAGCAGTTATCACTTCGTGCGTTATTTTGTCTGGAATTGGTAGTATCCCAGCCATTCATAGTTTGATTTTAGGAGCAATAATTGGTGTTATTGGTCAAACAGGTGATTTGTATGAGTCTCTGATTAAAAGAACCTATGGGGTAAAAGACTCAAGTAATATCCTTCCCGGTCATGGTGGCATTTTAGACCGAGCCGATAGTTTTATTTTGTTAGCGCCAATTGTTTATTATTATCTTTTATTTATAGGATTATAA
- the dxr gene encoding 1-deoxy-D-xylulose-5-phosphate reductoisomerase encodes MNRIIILGSTGNIGVQALDVISQNKDKFSLVGISAHENLKLLRKQIIKYSPLYVAISGKIDLLAIKQEFPKVTFYEGKDALNNLVEIDDYDMAIVSIVGIAALLPTMKVISKGKDLAIASKEVLVAAGHLVNQALAKSKTTLYPIDSEHVAISLCMRGYQKEDVKNIILTASGGPFWAQDDLSKVTIQDALLHPNWSMGRKISIDSATMINKGLEIIEAHWLFGVDYDKIKVLIHPQSIVHGLVEYANGAVISQMGAPDMRMPILYAISRGEILPYTDSSLILAGKKLDFCEPDLKKFKGLALAYEAGILGGSLPAFYNSANEEAVALFLCEQCSFLQITELVDETMSCHSRISNPSLEEILSVDREARICVRECCNG; translated from the coding sequence TTGAATAGAATAATTATCCTTGGGTCTACTGGAAATATTGGAGTGCAGGCGCTAGATGTAATTAGTCAGAATAAGGATAAATTTAGTCTAGTGGGCATTAGTGCACATGAAAACCTAAAACTCTTAAGAAAGCAAATTATTAAATATTCTCCTTTGTATGTAGCAATTAGTGGAAAAATAGATTTATTAGCAATTAAACAAGAGTTTCCGAAGGTAACATTTTATGAGGGGAAAGATGCGCTTAATAATTTAGTTGAGATTGATGACTACGACATGGCGATTGTATCTATTGTTGGCATCGCTGCTTTGCTTCCTACAATGAAAGTTATTAGTAAAGGCAAAGATCTTGCTATTGCTTCCAAAGAAGTGTTAGTTGCTGCTGGCCACTTAGTTAATCAGGCACTGGCAAAGTCCAAGACTACCTTATATCCGATAGATAGTGAACATGTGGCGATTTCTCTGTGTATGAGGGGATATCAAAAGGAAGATGTAAAAAATATAATTTTAACTGCTTCTGGTGGTCCTTTTTGGGCTCAAGATGATTTATCAAAAGTAACTATTCAAGATGCGTTGTTGCATCCGAATTGGTCTATGGGGAGGAAAATCTCTATCGATAGCGCGACAATGATTAATAAAGGGCTTGAGATTATTGAAGCGCATTGGTTGTTTGGAGTTGATTATGACAAAATCAAAGTCCTAATTCATCCGCAAAGCATTGTGCATGGGCTTGTTGAGTATGCAAATGGAGCAGTGATCTCACAAATGGGGGCTCCGGATATGCGCATGCCAATACTCTATGCTATTAGCAGGGGGGAAATTTTGCCATATACAGACAGTAGTTTAATTTTAGCAGGCAAAAAATTAGATTTTTGTGAACCAGATTTAAAGAAGTTCAAAGGCTTAGCGTTGGCATATGAGGCTGGAATTTTAGGTGGTTCTTTGCCTGCTTTTTATAATAGTGCTAATGAAGAAGCAGTTGCTTTGTTTTTATGTGAGCAGTGTTCTTTTTTGCAAATTACTGAATTAGTTGATGAAACCATGAGTTGCCATTCTAGAATAAGCAATCCATCTTTGGAAGAAATTTTATCTGTTGATAGAGAGGCAAGAATTTGTGTTAGGGAATGTTGTAATGGATAA